The genomic interval atcagaggaatagtatcaaatacattaaacacatagtttccatatgtttgatgccattcaattTTCTCAGTTTCTGACATTATTATGAACCAACCTCCTATGCCACATGCGATGCTACTacagtctattatctatcctgttgcctagtcactttacccctacttatatgtacagtacatacagttgaagtctgaagtttacatacacttacttaggttggagtcattataactcgtttttcaatcactccacaaaatctaaagatatcagccaagacctcacaaaaaatattgtagacctccacaagtctggttcatccttgggagcaatttccaaatgccttaaggtaccacgttcatctgtacaaacaatagtacgcaagtataaactgtcttctagagatgaatgtactttggtgcgaaaagtgcaaatcaatcccagaacaacagcaaaggaccctgtgaagatgctggaggaaaccggtacaaaagtatctatatccacagtaaaatgagtcctatatcgacataacctgaaaggctgctcagcaaggaagaagccactgctccaaaatcgccataaaaaagccagactacggtttgcaactgcacatggggacaaagattgtactttttggagaaatgtcctatgttctgatgaaacaaaaatagaactgtttggccataatgaccatcgttatgtttggaggaaaaagggggaggcttgcaagccgaagaacaccatcccaaccgtgaagtacgggggtggcagcatcatgttgtgggggtgctttgctgcaggagggcatgatgcactttacaaaatagatggcatcatgagggaggaaaattatgtggatatatattgaagcaacatctcaagacatcactcaggaagttaaagcttggtcgcaaatgggtcttccaactggacattgaccccaagcatacttccaaagttgtggcaaaatggcttaaggacaacaaagtcaaggtattggagtggccatcacaaagccctgacctcaaacccatagaaaatttgtgggcagaactgaaaaaaacgtgcgtgagcaaggaggcctacaaacctgactcggttacaccagctctgtcaggaggaatcggccaaaattcacccaacttattgtggaaagcttgtggaaggctacctgaaacatttgacccaagttaaacaatttaaaggcaatgttaccaaatactaattgatgtatgttaacttctgacccactgggaatgtgatgaaagaaataaaagctgaaataaatccttatctctactattattcttacatttcacattcttaaaataagtggtgatcttaactgacccaagacagggaatttttactaggattaaatgtcaggaattgtgaaaaagtgagtttaaatatatttggctaacacgaaacccaaaccggctgcgcgtgtgcgctatcgtgcataaatttattttgtcactctacaccaaacgcgatcacgacacgcaagttaaagagacaaaaagtgagtaaaaaacaccctaaatatgttaagaactacaaatgaactttcttctgtgattcttttttttttatgtcacaattccaaccctccttcTTTATCTGGGCTTGGGActggcaaaagtgacccaaaagagacacttagttttatttatttttatttaaaaaaattgtttcgttttttacatttacattcacggctggatcagccagcggcggcttcccgcacgcgcgattcatttgcagtaTGGATGcagaggggtgaacatctcctgctctgactgcagctgggagggactgctgcgcgaggactgggccgcctgAGTGCTTTGGGACAGGGGTGAGACCCGCGGCGGGacccacggcagcacccgctgctcgttgagaagagtaagaacgatacgtgcttttacgtcagagtctccaataacaccagaaaaagtctctagatttgtcgctagtcgcttttttgaaaatgtgtcgctagaggggtctgaatactcgctaaatatagcgacaacgTCGCTAAATTGGGCAACACTGcttagagccccacagtggaggtgtcataatacccataaaaccaagcagtcaaacagggaaatggtgaGGGGcgctatatagccatgttattttttacttgttaTCGTTAACTcttcattgttggaaaaggacccataagtaagcatgtcacttagtctacgaagcatgtgacaaataatatttgatttgagtaGTAGGCCACTACAGGGGTAATATAGGGTTACATGGCGTTTCAGTTTCCTTTTATTGTGAACAAATGTGCAATGCACTTTCCAAACTGTGAAAGGCAGCAATACGCAAAAAAGTGTCTAGTCTGCCGGAAAACcacacgaagaagaagaagaaagcaaCACCTTTCTCAATCAATGAGAATATATTTTAAACAGACAATATGGTGGTGATACACATTTTTTTTGATTACTTCATGTagccaaaaaaatatatataatttaatattGGAGCAATTTCTAAATTCAAACGAACCCCCCTGCAACTAGACATGGACATTTAGATGAAATGCGTTCTTCCAAGTCAGGAACTGAGGATGCATCGTCAAGTTGGTCGAAAATTATCTGTGCTACACTTAACATTACCTACCGAATAACGCCTATAAGCCAGCTGGAACAGTAATGGTCTGACTAGGGCTTGGTGATATTTTTAATAACTAGGGtgcattatgatgatgatgatttttaATTGCTAGAGTGCATTTTTTTAGGGCCTATAAACTCGGGTAAGGGTATTTTTAGCCAATGCTTTTTCTAACTTCTTCGCAAGCTGGTCCATGGTCTGTTTTATTTAAACAAGTACCAAAAAGACTCGAGCAGAGAGGGTAAATGTTGGGGAGAAGGCATTCTTTTGGGATTTGAACATTATTTTGAACCAACAAACCTATTAAGTTTTGTTGACTTCCGTTTTAAATTACTTGCCCAGAAATGATTGGTTGGTATTGGCAACCGTTTTAGCCGACGGgaggcctagctagctaacgctagttaCATCTTGTTGGCTGAATAAAGAAAGCGAAAGGAAGCTGGATCTAAACCTTCTTCTTTGGTAATTTTTGGATTATTCCAAGCTAGCTATAGCGTTATTAATTAATATTCCACTGCTGTTGGAAACATTTAATTTGTACTATTGTCTGGATATATTCAGCTAGATAAAGTTAAATGGCTTAACTAATAATAGTAGATGTTGATAACGTGTAGCAAACATTcgctagatagctaacgttatggTACCgaatatgctaacgttagcttgctagttagctaacgttatcctTTATCTGTCAGCCACTACTTCAACCGCAAGATCATTTCTAAccaacaaaaatgtcaatttaaaatATACGATATTGGGTCACGTTAGTTAGCAAGCTAGGTGCTTTATATTTTACGAGTCGCTGGTCAATATGAGTTGGCAAGTATAATTTCTTGTTAGCTgtcttagctaacgttagctagctcgcttGTGTAACGTTAAGTGTCAGATACAAACATGTAAACATTGAAGCATAACTAACATCAATAAGCAAGCTAATGCCGATAGTGTGGCATCCACCAATGTAGCTTTCTGGCTGTATAGTTAAGTAACTGTATTTTGCAgtctgctttagctagctagctttcaaatGTCAACATTCCTCAATTGTTTGTGATTGGTGTCTTTATTTAGAATTAATCATGTCACGCCTTGTTTCCGCCACTAGCTATTCAACAGAGGATAAAGAAGGTTCATATTCTCTTAACCCCCCAACTATTCATTAGAAAGGAGCAAGAGACAGACTGCACACAGAATGAGGTTGGAAGAGCGTTGTTTACCTGTtatggttgtgttgtgtgctAACTGTATATCAAGCTGTATCTTGTAGAATCAGGTATACTGCATGCATGCCAGAAAAACGTATGTTCTGTTATCCAGcctgtctgttctgtgttttcaTTCTttcttgctgttttttttttttttgtatctttgCTGCTTTATAGCTCATCTGCTCCCAGGATGGTGAACAACTACAAGCGGACTTCCAGTCCTCGGTCTCCTACGAACAGCGGGGAGCTCTTCACTCCAGCACATGAGGAGAATGTGCGTTTCATCCACGACAGTGAGTCTGCCTCAGAAGGCCGATATCTTACTAAGACTAGCCCTTAAGTCTCTCACCTAAGTAGGCTTATATGTTGGCCATCAACATGATCCACTGTAAGAAGCTCCTTACAGAGCCCCTGTACCACTGAGCTCAGATGAGCCATTTGGATGGAATGTGGTATGTAAGGAGATGGTTGAAAGCTGGCATGTGTATGCTTCTTTACAGCCTGGCAGTGTGTGCTCAGAGACATCCGGTCACCACAGAGCAGCGAACGCAAAGACCGTGGACCACAGGAGTATGTGGAAAAGAACCCAAATCCCAACTTAAATTGTAAGTGTTTGTCATTTAAACAGGCTATTTACTAGATTTGTCAAAGACAGTAACGTTATTTTTATCCTTTCTTGCAGCTTTCACACCAGTTGACCTGAGTGACCTCAAGAAATGCAACACACAGGACTCCAAGAAGTCCTAGTCTTTCTCTTtatagtcaaaagctttttttctgCACCAATTATCCTTGAGaactttctcctcctctgtcagcCAGGAAGTCAACCTTTTGGCCATTCCTGCCCAGAATGCCAGTCCTCTTTCTGCCCACCCGGACTAACAGCCTGCCCATTCAACAGCAGTGGGCTGATGTCCTAACAACCACAATATTTTTGGAGTTCCTTATCCACCCcagtcccccccctctctttctctgtccaggCTCAATATTTTCTTACCCTACCTCTCATCTGGTTGACGTGGAATGCAAGAAAGCTGGCATTTGATTTCCAGGGATTCTCTCTTCCGGTTCTTGGTTTTACAGCCATGAATTTTTCATTTTCACTCTTTTTTTTATGTGAATGGGACTGATGCAGAGTTTCAATGAAATATGCTGACATCCTGATGCCGAAGTACAGATGGTGTACAAATTCTTCATGGGACACTTTAAAGGACTGCAGTCTTAAATATAAACTGTTTTCTTTTCAATCTACAAAGGATAATGCTGAAGGGCTGGCATTCTTTTTTTGTAAGATAGTTGAATTGTAGATATATTGGAATGGAAACCGATTGTACGGGCGAGTTTTGGAAGCCAAAAATTGTTTAGGATAAATGCCAACATTTTTCATGTAAATTCATGCCCCTGAAATGGACTTCAAGTAGACATCGCCACATTGACTTCTCAGCcttgaaaaaaaatattgaataaaaTACTTTTACAATATTTCACTCAATGCATTGGTCATAGATGTTCTGACCTAAATTTACTTTTTGGGTGTGTTTACCTATATACTCCCCAATGATGTATGTACAAATGTCACAGAACCTACAGTAGGATGGTAAATTGTTGTCTCAtgctctttgttttgtttgtgcgtTGTTACTGAAAACAGTGTAATAggctactgaacaaaaatataattgcaacaatttcaaagattttactaaatgcagttcatataaggaaatcagtcaatttaaatgaattcattaggccctaatctatggatttcacatgactgggcaggaatgcaaccataggcccacccactgagtttttccccacaaaagggcttttattacagaaatactcctcagcaaccCATCCACACCCCCCTcatacgatcccgcaggtgaagaagccggatgttgaggtcctgggctggcgtggttacacgtggtctgcggttgtgaggttgcttggacgtactgccacattctctaaaacaatgttcgAGGCaccttgtggtagagaaattaacataacatgacctggcaacagctctggtggacattcctgcagtcagcatgactattgcactctccctcaaaacttgaggtgttgtgtgacaaattagtggccttttattgtccctagcacaaggcgcacctgtgtaatggtcatgctgtttaatcagcttcttgatatgcacacctgttaggtggatggattatcttggcaaaggagaaatgctcattaacagggatgtaaacaaatttgtgcacaaaatttgagagaaatatgttttttgtgcatatggaaaacatgggaccaacactttacatgttgtgtttattttcattGTATGTATAGTCAGCTATATTTCTTTCTCTGATCTAGTTCCTTCATATCACAGAGGGAATCATGAAGTGCTCGGTTATGGTCTGAAAGCAGTTATAACAACAGGGCTCAGCCAGTATTCACAAAAGTTAGCAAAGAGAGAATTACTCCATAATGGTAAACCTATTAGTAGTACAAACAagtacaaatcaaattttatttgtcacatacacatggttagcagatgttaatgcgagtgtagcgaaatgcttgtgcttctagttccgacaatgcagtaataaccaacaagtaacctaacaattccacaactactaccttatacacacaggtgtaaagggataaagaatatgtacataaagataaatgaatgagtgatggtacagaacggcataggcaagatgcagtagatggtatagagtacagtttattttgtttaaagtgactagtgatacatttttacataatttccatcaattcccattattaaagtggctggagttgagtcagtatgttggcagcggccactaaatgttagtgatggctgtttaacagtctgatggccttgagatagaagctgtttttcagtctctcggtccctgctttgatgcacctgtactgacctcgccttctggatgatagcggggtgaacaggcagtggctcgggtggttgttgtccttgatgatctttatggccttcctgtgacatcgggtggtgtaggtgtcctggagggcaggtagtttgcccccggtgatgcgttgtgcagacctcactaccctctggagagccttacggttgtgggcggagcagtttccgtaccaggcggtgatacagcccgacaggatgctctcgattgtgcatctgtaacaatTTCAAGAAGATACAATCATGGCGGCATGATATATTTTAACGATATTGTGGGCTATGTGAAACTGCACTCAAATATAGGTGTTGATGCATCTGTGTTGACAAAGTTCACATGTGGATACAGTTGGTGTAGGCCATGGTATTAACACAACACATTTATTTACACATTTGTCTCAGGAAtcttatatcaaataaaatgtcattggtcacgtacacatttTGCATATGTTATCGCAtgctggtaaaataaaggtaaaataaataaaattgcaaGTGCAGCTAAATGCTTATATTTCTAGTTTCAACATTGCAatatacctaacaatacacacaaatcctaaaaattaagaaatatcagaacgagcaatgtcagagtctgggatatatatatatatatttatatatacatatatatatttataaactgggatgttcgagccctgaatactgattggctgacagccacggtatatcagacagtataccacgggtatgacaaaacatttatttttactactctaattaagttggtaaccagtttataatagcaataaggtacctcaggAGTTTGTggcacaccccctcgtgccttattgtgtaatataatggtgtgtatagacagtatggctAGTATACTGTCTGAACAGGAGTGGTGTGTACAGCGGTAGTTATAggatgaatacagtatatacatatgaagttggtaaaacagtgtgtaaacattataaaagtgaccagtgttcaatgactatgtacatagggcagcagtctctaagatAGCTGGCTAGTAAAAGTGCCCTAAGTTCAGGGCAGTGTACTGGGgcgaggccggctagtggtgactatttaacagtctgatggcatggaaagtctctcggtcccggctttgatgcacctgtactgtctcggCCTTCTAGATGGTAGAGGGGTGACCAGGCCATGTCTCGGATGGCTGAGGGGCCAAGCCGAATTGCACCAACTATCAAGGAATATGCCAGATTTATCTATTTTTGTATAACCAGCTGTACAGTAAATTCGAGACCATTGCGCTGCTGCACTGATAATAGCAGCACAGGTCTTTGTAGTGATATGACTCAAGGGATCAATTTCAAATAGTCCCTTCTTGATTTGACAGCATAACCTGAGTAAAACTGTTGAAGGGGCGGCGCACAACAAGCGGACACTGACAGCGTCATCCGTCCTCACGTAACGAGGGGCTCGTGGCTATAAAGACAGCTTGCGCTCCATTTTAGCGTTTTTTTCCTCACGCAGCTGAGTAGTACCGTCGGGTTATTACCAAGGTTTTTACTTAAGGCAGGGATCAGTCAGGCTAGTTTTTAGTTCGCTAACAGTTCTTAGCGTAATTGAAACTGCATAATGGCCGATAAGATGGATATGTCTCTAGACGACATCATCAAGCAGAACAGGCAGCAGAGAGGGGGCGCAGGAGGCCGTGGTGGTGGAAGAGGCCGTGGCCGGGGAGGCTCTGGCGGGGGCCGAGGTGGTGGTGTTGGCCGTGGAGCAGCTGGTGGAGGCTTTGGGGGCCGAGGTGGAGGATCGGGCCCCGTGAGGAACCGACCGAACCTGAGCCGTGGCAGAGCAAGACCTACGCCATACAGCAGGGTATGACAAATTTAAAGGAATGGGCTGAGAAAAAGGAAAACGCCTCGTAACCTGAAAATGCCTGCGCGACGTCCTCTAATCTTCAGGCTTGCTAGTTGCTCCCAATGCAATCAATGGCTAGCTTGCTAGTCGAGAGGCACTTATCTAGCTAATCGAATTTCTTTCGAATTAACGAAGGGAAACCCTTTAAATTGCGGTTGATATGGAAATAATGCACGTAAAGTGTCCTTGTCCACCCAAACCCATGTCTGTTACCACTTTTTGAGAATAAGCTTTTGGAGCGGGTTAGCTAGTTGCTAACTCTGGAATAGCTGCTAACCTACAAGGCCCAGACGGCGCCATTTTGAATTCAGCATCTTCAATCaatgaaatatttatttcatgGTCCGTCGCAGTAGCTTTCGTCCCAGAAAGTCACTTGTTGGACCACCGAACGGCACTGCATCGAAGAATATCGTTGCATTTGGATGAT from Salvelinus sp. IW2-2015 unplaced genomic scaffold, ASM291031v2 Un_scaffold1391, whole genome shotgun sequence carries:
- the LOC112067757 gene encoding mapk-regulated corepressor-interacting protein 1 isoform X1 yields the protein MSSSAPRMVNNYKRTSSPRSPTNSGELFTPAHEENVRFIHDTWQCVLRDIRSPQSSERKDRGPQEYVEKNPNPNLNSFTPVDLSDLKKCNTQDSKKS
- the LOC112067757 gene encoding mapk-regulated corepressor-interacting protein 1 isoform X2 codes for the protein MVNNYKRTSSPRSPTNSGELFTPAHEENVRFIHDTWQCVLRDIRSPQSSERKDRGPQEYVEKNPNPNLNSFTPVDLSDLKKCNTQDSKKS